The segment ATTCCATAACCTCCCGCGCGAATGAATTAAcatcttaatatttttcttcttttaattttcccaactATGTAGTGCAAATCGAAAAACAATACTAGTGTTTGTAAAGCTACATTAACTTTACAAGATATTTCACAGGCTGTGATTGTAAGTGGCAATTAAGTTAGATCTTTCATTCTCAGGGTTTGAAAAAAGGGCGAGCAGTTGGTAAAACTCCTGGgggttttcaaaatttttccaaaaaaacgCTCTTTCTACATTTGCTTTAAAGACATAATTGAGAAACCCTCTAATCAAATGATACggtataatattaataaatctaCCTCTAACAAAAATCCTAGGAAAACTTTGGCGTAATCAGATgtgtattgtttttttatttatttttaagctcaATATTTTCCTGTTGTCTTGTTGCACATGTTCAGTTTTTAAAGTAGCTAATtaacaagataaaaattactcttAAAAAGTATCACTTTAAAACTCAATCAATGGTCTCAACGAGTCATTATCATGTCtagaaatggaataaaaaacattGTAGTTTGAAAAGAGTTGTTTCTCTCTGAGCCTTTGACCGATAGTTCTTAGAAGAGTAAAGaatatcagaaaaaaaatcgctggaaaacacaaatatttatttctgctaCCCCTCTCCTGAAAAAACCCGATGGACAACTGTGCAAACCTTGCTTATTTAGAAAACAATATCACCaaagattttgttaaaaatgaaacttacGGTTTTCCCTTTTGCCAGCTGGCATTATCAATGGGATGGTACTTGGACGCGAGTGGGTTGTACTCAGCACTGTTAGACGACCCGCTAGGCTTAACCAAGGTGGATTTGTTGTCATCAGACGGAGAATCCTTTGATTCCTCTTTGCGGCctgattttagaaattattgaCTGTCATTCCAGctcttaatattttcaacgCACCAAAGAAATTTGACATTGTTTTCTTAGCAGGCGCAACGACTGGTGCggtgtttttcttcttttctgcAACAGGGCTTTTCTTCTTTGCTGCAGATTTGCCTTTCTTGCCTTTGGCGGCGGGTTTCTTTGCATTTGTCTTTTTACTGGGAGGATTTATGTcaactgtaaatttaaatcactgaTTTTCGCAAGAAcgggaaaatcaaaatgcaaaacaaaccagtttccttttcagtgtcaCTGAAATCACTGGTTTCTAAGACTTCTTTAGTTTCGCTGTCATCGGGATCAACAGCAGCTGTTTCTTTGCTTTCTCCCTTTTTGTCCTCGACTgcctcatttttcatttcaggttctaatttaaaaaggatttataacccattttctaaaaaaatttgtatcacCTTCAACCTCCATGGCCTCTTCTTTTTCTACTGCAACTTCACTGGCCCCTGCCTTCCCCACAGACACTTCACTGCTTTCCCCCTTCTCCTCAGCAACCTCACTGCATTCTTCTTTAACCTTTTCCTCAGAGTTTTCTTCCTTTTTGGCTGGTTTTTCAGGCGCTGGTCCATTATCAACTCGAGCCCGTTTAGCCGCTCGCTTTGCCTCCAGTTCTTTCAAAGCTGTCGCTCCCTTGACCCGTTTCTTTCTTCCTGTGGCTAAATATCAAGCTTTTTTAAGTATGATGTTGTTGTTATGCAGTTATATATTTACATAAGACTTTAACTGCTTCCTCCTCAGATGAAGAACTTGCAGAGTTTCCGCTTGATTCCTCAGAGCCTCCTGATTTGCTTGACCTGTTAGATTGAAACCTTCATGTCAGATTCAGTGACCAAAGTAAAACAAACATACTTTGGAGTAATGTTCTCATAGTCATCCTCATCAGAACTCAAAACAAGCTTTTTGGTTTGCTTTCGCTTTTTTCCTATGGGTGAGCCATCGTCGACGCAAGcagattttttcccttttttgacCGGCGTGGTCGAGAGAGGTGATTTTGTGCTAAACAACAAGTAGCAATTTGGTATAGTCAGTTTGGCATTGATGACTTGTTTTGCCAATGCTGGCGAGGTCTTGCTGATGGAAGACAAGAGGCCTCGGAAAAAGGGCAAACCAATCATTCTCACCGCTGTTTGCTCTTCGGCTCATTGTCGACTTTTGTAGTTTCGGTGTCATTCTTTTCCTCTTCGACCTTCTTTTTTTGGACAGAGAAGAAACTCCTATTGGCATAATAAGAAGATTCTATTAATTagataaacaataatatataaaatactttttgcaGAAAGAGAACACAAATAGATCAAAGTTAATGTGTTGTCAATATGATATCTTCGTATACtatcaggaaattttgaaagaagttattaatatgtattaaGATATACTACGCACTTAAATGATAATCCTTGATAGTAGAAAAACTCGCAATACCATAAAGACacgataaatttgaaaaaatactcaCGTAATACTGCGCTGTGACATTTTCACAATCACAAAATCACAAAGTTCACCAGTCCAAGCAGGCTAAGGCTATAGTAGCTCTGCAGCTGGAGAATTGCCCGCGTAAATAAAGCTGTCTGCGCAGGCGTGTCAGATTAGCGCTGGTCCATTGGAAATGAAGTGGCGCTAACTCGGTATGCCTGTGGCTGGCGCGGTGCTCACTGTCACAGCACACTACTCGCTTCCCAAAgggataaattttaagtttagtGTGGTGCGGGAGTCTATATAGTCCTTTCGATCATgctgaaaattggatttctaGGCTCTGGAAAAATGGCTCAGGCCTTGGCAAAAGGGTTTATTGCATCAGGTGAgagatttcaatttattgcatCATTTTAGTGGGACTGTTTCATTTAGTGATCAATAACATCAATAATATGGGTTgactaaaattattcaaaatcaattaatacagcttcatttttcttcactaaaattatgaaaaacaaaacattttgacaATTGAAAAGTTCCAACTGTAAAGGGAATGCCATGAGCTCTAAATAATCcactttttcgaaaataacCCGCAAAAGtcgcattattaattttcgataaattccataaattcgTTTCTTCTTGAACCCACGCACTTAGCTGTGcaccatttatttttgtcttgccTAATGACCTCGCGCTTTTGTTGCGACCTATGACACGGAATAGTGTGCTTTTAAgataacaagaaaaaaatgtgaaagatCTCACACTATAAACAAAtctcaaattattaaacaaaatcacaCAGGTCTTACAAAAGGAGAGCATTTGATTGCTAGCTCTCCGCCAGCGGaccaaaaatttctaaatgaatttaaggtaatttttctaattttagcGATCAAAtggtttgtaaataaattgcgtgATTTCGATTGCAGAGTTTTGGTGGAAAAACTACCCACGACAACAAAGAAGTTGCTGAAAATTCCGAGATATTGATTCTGGCTGTGAAACCGTTTGCAGTGACTTCCGTTTTGGACAgcattaaaagcaattttagcaACTCGCATTTGCTGATTTCAATCGCCATGGGAATTAAAATCGACACGATGGAAAAAGTAATAATCTCATTTACGACAAaggatttaaattgtatattatAGAGAATAGAATTCGTAAATGAACGATGCACGCTAAATGGAAGGAGGGCTTTGCTCTCCCGGAGCAGAAGCACtgcgttaattaatttgtcctTCAAGACCAGTTGCGGTGCGTCAACAGCAGCAGTAGCTCCAGTGCCTTCTTTTTAAGCTTATGTTTATCACACTTAACACTCAGATTATCCAAATGAACGCTGATGCAAACGAGATCCTATAAAATGTGCAGtcccttttaaataaaatttcaaaacttgatCTTCTTAGTGTCTTCCTGGTAAGTCACGGGTTATGCGGGCAATGCCGAACACCCCAGCAGCCGTTGGAGCGGGCGCCAGTGTCATTTGCGGAGGTTCGCACGCCAGGCCAGAAGATGTGATGGTCACAGAAAGACTCATGACTGCCGTGGGCACGTGTAGAACAGCGCCCGAGTCCAGTTTTGATGCAGTCACGGCGCTTAGCGGCTCTGGACCCGCATACGTAAATATtacttaaatttgcatttagatttttttacaaattcgtTGCACCTAAAgaataaatggaataaatttattgcgtcatcttacttaaaataaacatttttaagtgaaagGAAAACAGAGTCATCAGCTTATCGTCATTCggatgtattattttttgtctcattTCCTATGGGTAATCgtgattcaaaaatattagtcattaaatttccaaaagattgaaaactaaatatttgtatttggtaatttaaaacgACCCCGTACAGGTAGACATCAGagccagccgcgccgcgccgcgccagccgacTCAGCCGGTCCTTTTCTcgagccgccagccgccgaccTTTTTAATCGGCTCAGCCAGctgagccgcgccagccagccagccacccataatttttatcttttccattttttcatttcacgtgccccaaagttaaaaaaaaactttgcacCGTTCTCtgtttcatggaatttttttcgaaGTAGTTCGTACTCAGTAAGTCGACTGTCTTAAAAAACGCTGTTTTTCTTGTGAGTTGCAAATTTATGTAACTTGCAACCGCATTTTTCCTCCGCAAAACcgcatttttttcggaaaaacccccaatgtgcaaaaaactgttttaagcgttttttctgcaatt is part of the Cloeon dipterum chromosome 1, ieCloDipt1.1, whole genome shotgun sequence genome and harbors:
- the P5cr-2 gene encoding pyrroline-5-carboxylate reductase 1, mitochondrial — translated: MLKIGFLGSGKMAQALAKGFIASGLTKGEHLIASSPPADQKFLNEFKSFGGKTTHDNKEVAENSEILILAVKPFAVTSVLDSIKSNFSNSHLLISIAMGIKIDTMEKCLPGKSRVMRAMPNTPAAVGAGASVICGGSHARPEDVMVTERLMTAVGTCRTAPESSFDAVTALSGSGPAYILAMIEALSDGGVKMGLPRDLATQLAIQTTLGAATMAKSSAEHLAVLREAVTSPAGSTAAGLHVLEKGGIKGCIASAVEAATERCIQVSSKY